In Streptomyces sp. SN-593, a single genomic region encodes these proteins:
- a CDS encoding MFS transporter, with protein MTTRTQIRPAAGGRARWPALLLHERARPDAVRDRPYAWRLAVATVCFGAFMGQLDASIVTLTYGGLRRGFDASPAAVEWVSLAYLLVLIALLVPAGRLSDAFGRKLLYLYGFAVFTAASAVCGLAPSLLVLVLFRGVQAVGAALMQANSVALVTTSAPRGRMRAALGVQAAAQALGLALGPTVGGVLVSTLGWRWVFGVNVPIGVLALVAGHYLLPRTRERRATGGFDRPGLVLLAAATGSGLLALSAASGLPVPGWAVAALFAVAVAAGWGFVTRQHRARTPLLDLALVRERTVRLGLLGALSGYLVLFGPLVLVPVVLTASGVSELAAGLVLTALPAGFAVAATGADRVLPRGLSDRGRCVLGGGVLTAATAALLVVPLTKGPLAVLLAVVGLGLGTFTPANNAMVMAAIPRRSSGTGGGLVNMARGLGTALGVALVTLALHLGERHGAAGAPPGGTVPARWAVAVLVAASAVAAVAAWSGPRGAHARAHPAGTGTAGGAGGSSRVG; from the coding sequence ATGACGACGCGTACGCAGATCCGACCGGCGGCGGGCGGCCGCGCGCGCTGGCCGGCGCTGCTGCTGCACGAGCGGGCGCGGCCGGACGCGGTGCGGGACCGCCCGTACGCCTGGCGGCTGGCCGTCGCGACCGTGTGCTTCGGGGCGTTCATGGGCCAGCTCGACGCGAGCATCGTGACGCTCACGTACGGCGGGCTGCGCCGGGGCTTCGACGCGTCGCCGGCCGCGGTGGAGTGGGTGTCGCTCGCCTACCTGCTGGTGCTGATCGCCCTGCTGGTGCCGGCCGGGCGGCTGTCGGACGCGTTCGGGCGCAAGCTGCTCTACCTCTACGGGTTCGCGGTGTTCACGGCGGCGTCCGCGGTGTGCGGGCTGGCGCCCTCGCTGCTGGTGCTGGTGCTCTTCCGCGGGGTGCAGGCGGTGGGCGCCGCACTGATGCAGGCGAACAGCGTGGCGCTGGTGACCACGAGCGCGCCGCGCGGGCGGATGCGGGCCGCGCTCGGCGTGCAGGCGGCGGCGCAGGCGCTCGGCCTGGCGCTGGGGCCGACGGTCGGCGGCGTGCTGGTCTCGACGCTCGGCTGGCGGTGGGTGTTCGGGGTGAACGTCCCGATCGGCGTGCTCGCGCTGGTCGCCGGGCACTACCTGCTGCCGCGCACCAGGGAGCGGCGCGCGACCGGCGGCTTCGACCGGCCCGGGCTGGTGCTGCTCGCGGCCGCGACGGGCAGCGGCCTGCTGGCGCTCTCGGCCGCCTCCGGCCTGCCGGTGCCGGGGTGGGCGGTGGCGGCGCTGTTCGCGGTGGCCGTCGCGGCCGGCTGGGGGTTCGTCACCCGGCAGCACCGCGCGCGCACCCCGCTGCTGGACCTTGCGCTGGTCCGGGAGCGTACGGTCCGGCTCGGGCTGCTCGGCGCGCTCAGCGGGTACCTGGTGCTGTTCGGTCCGCTGGTGCTGGTGCCGGTCGTGCTGACCGCGTCGGGGGTGTCCGAACTGGCCGCCGGGCTGGTGCTCACCGCGCTGCCGGCCGGGTTCGCGGTGGCCGCGACGGGGGCGGACCGGGTCCTGCCGCGCGGGCTGTCCGACCGGGGGCGCTGCGTGCTGGGCGGGGGCGTGCTCACCGCGGCGACGGCCGCGCTGCTGGTGGTGCCGCTGACAAAGGGCCCGCTGGCCGTGCTGCTCGCCGTGGTCGGCCTGGGCCTGGGCACCTTCACGCCGGCCAACAACGCGATGGTGATGGCGGCGATACCGCGCCGGTCCTCCGGGACCGGGGGCGGACTGGTGAACATGGCGCGCGGACTCGGTACCGCGCTCGGCGTCGCCCTGGTCACCCTCGCGCTGCACCTCGGCGAGCGCCACGGCGCGGCCGGGGCCCCGCCCGGCGGCACGGTGCCGGCGCGCTGGGCGGTCGCGGTGCTGGTGGCGGCGTCCGCCGTGGCGGCGGTGGCGGCATGGTCCGGCCCGCGCGGGGCCCACGCCCGAGCGCACCCGGCCGGTACCGGCACCGCGGGCGGGGCGGGCGGTTCCTCCCGGGTGGGCTGA
- a CDS encoding glycoside hydrolase family 2 protein, whose protein sequence is MRASEQDGTYPRPMLCREQWASLDGAWDFGYDDAAAGEREVWFAVGGPDGGGAAADPFDRRITVPFPPESPASGVGETGRHPVVWYRRRVPHAVLVPDGAADDPADGGARRALIHFGAVDHRARVWLDGTLVAEHVGGQAPFTADVTDALRPGAAEHVLVVRAEDDPAELAQPRGKQDWQDRPHAVWYERTTGIWQSVWTESVPARHVADLAWTTDPARGVTAEITLARPAAGPLAVDVVISRGDQVLARTSAALDGRRARIDVAIPALRNGIDREELLWRPERPVLLDARVTVREPGGSGAEVDRVDSYVGVRSAGVGRGAFLLNGQPYFVRSVLNQGYRPHTLLANAGTAELRREVELTKAMGFNATRVHQKAEDPRFLFWADRLGLLVWGETAATYDFCGEAVESLTREWLDLVRRDRSHPSVVTWVPINESWGISDIVREPAQAHFSVALAHLTRALDPTRPVVSNEGWEHTDSDILGVHDYTADPAVLTARYGDAAGFDALLAGPGPSGRALSITARQAERFAAGDAPLMVTEFGGLSLGADEGDFAYTYTSSDTQYAALLREMFGALRDSPLVAGFCYTQFMDTAQETNGLLFADGSPKLPLESISEIVTGKKEAGAATTADE, encoded by the coding sequence GTGAGGGCGAGCGAGCAGGACGGGACCTACCCGCGGCCGATGCTCTGCCGCGAGCAGTGGGCCAGCCTGGACGGCGCGTGGGACTTCGGCTACGACGACGCGGCCGCCGGCGAGCGCGAGGTCTGGTTCGCGGTCGGCGGCCCGGACGGCGGCGGCGCGGCGGCCGACCCGTTCGACCGGCGGATCACCGTGCCGTTCCCGCCGGAGTCGCCCGCCTCCGGCGTCGGCGAGACCGGGCGGCACCCGGTCGTCTGGTACCGGCGCCGCGTCCCGCACGCGGTCCTCGTGCCCGACGGCGCGGCCGACGACCCGGCCGACGGCGGCGCGCGGCGGGCGCTGATCCACTTCGGCGCCGTGGACCACCGCGCGCGGGTCTGGCTGGACGGCACGCTGGTGGCCGAACACGTCGGCGGCCAGGCGCCGTTCACCGCCGACGTGACCGACGCGCTGCGCCCCGGCGCCGCCGAGCACGTGCTGGTCGTCCGCGCCGAGGACGACCCGGCCGAACTCGCGCAGCCGCGCGGCAAGCAGGACTGGCAGGACCGGCCGCACGCGGTCTGGTACGAGCGGACCACCGGCATCTGGCAGAGCGTGTGGACCGAGTCGGTGCCCGCGCGGCACGTCGCCGACCTGGCGTGGACCACCGACCCCGCCCGCGGCGTGACCGCCGAGATCACGCTCGCCCGGCCGGCGGCCGGACCGCTCGCGGTGGACGTCGTGATCAGCCGCGGCGACCAGGTCCTCGCGCGGACCTCCGCGGCGCTCGACGGCCGCCGGGCCCGGATCGACGTGGCGATCCCCGCGCTGCGCAACGGCATCGACCGCGAGGAGCTGCTGTGGCGCCCCGAGCGGCCGGTGCTGCTGGACGCCCGGGTCACCGTGCGCGAGCCCGGCGGCTCCGGTGCCGAGGTCGACCGGGTCGACTCGTACGTGGGCGTGCGCTCGGCCGGCGTCGGGCGCGGCGCCTTCCTCCTGAACGGCCAGCCCTACTTCGTGCGGTCGGTGCTCAACCAGGGCTACCGCCCGCACACCCTGCTGGCGAACGCCGGCACCGCGGAACTGCGCCGCGAGGTCGAGCTGACCAAGGCGATGGGCTTCAACGCCACCCGCGTCCACCAGAAGGCGGAGGACCCGCGGTTCCTGTTCTGGGCCGACCGGCTCGGCCTGCTGGTGTGGGGCGAGACCGCCGCGACCTACGACTTCTGCGGCGAGGCGGTCGAGTCGCTGACCCGGGAGTGGCTGGACCTGGTGCGCCGCGACCGCAGCCACCCGAGCGTGGTCACCTGGGTGCCGATCAACGAGAGCTGGGGCATCTCCGACATCGTCCGCGAGCCCGCGCAGGCCCACTTCTCGGTCGCGCTGGCCCACCTCACCCGCGCGCTCGACCCGACCCGGCCGGTCGTCTCCAACGAGGGCTGGGAGCACACCGACAGCGACATCCTCGGCGTGCACGACTACACCGCCGACCCGGCCGTGCTGACCGCGCGCTACGGCGACGCGGCCGGCTTCGACGCCCTGCTCGCCGGTCCGGGCCCCTCCGGCCGCGCGCTCTCGATCACCGCCCGGCAGGCGGAGCGGTTCGCCGCCGGGGACGCCCCGCTGATGGTCACCGAGTTCGGCGGGCTGTCGCTGGGAGCCGACGAGGGCGACTTCGCGTACACCTACACCAGTTCGGACACCCAGTACGCGGCGCTGCTGCGGGAGATGTTCGGCGCGCTGCGCGACAGCCCGCTGGTCGCGGGCTTCTGCTACACGCAGTTCATGGACACCGCGCAGGAGACGAACGGCCTGCTCTTCGCCGACGGCAGCCCCAAGCTTCCGCTGGAGTCGATCAGCGAGATCGTCACCGGGAAGAAGGAGGCGGGCGCCGCGACCACCGCCGACGAGTGA
- a CDS encoding LacI family DNA-binding transcriptional regulator gives MARVRMRDVAEHAGVSVRTVSNVVSGYTHVSEATRTRVQRSLDELGYKMDYLARGLRSGRTGFVALAVPFVVEPYFAALAQAVIQAAARRGTTVLVESTGGDREVERRILAGGLTNVADGVLFSALTLPAADVPPTGPDFPLVMLGEHTVGDHLPRVGIDNVAAARTAVEHLLAQGCQRIVALGRNGSENGRQRAEGYRQALSAAGVRRVNWLVEPVDDWTREHGYTTTLRLLEGSGPLPDAIFAFNDALAVGALRALDASGVRVPEEVAVVGVDDIPECAYTHPPLTSIAPDLDVIAERSLNLLDAQIRAGGRANGADPGPADGKNGSDGSGSDDDAGEEGAAAWSGASEATPFRLVVRESSRRAPAAR, from the coding sequence GTGGCCAGAGTGAGGATGCGCGACGTCGCCGAGCACGCGGGGGTGTCGGTGCGGACCGTGTCCAACGTGGTCAGCGGTTACACGCACGTCAGCGAGGCGACGCGGACCCGGGTGCAGCGCTCGCTGGACGAGCTGGGCTACAAGATGGACTACCTCGCGCGCGGGCTGCGCTCGGGCCGCACCGGGTTCGTCGCGCTGGCCGTGCCGTTCGTGGTGGAGCCGTACTTTGCCGCCCTCGCACAGGCGGTGATCCAGGCGGCGGCCCGGCGCGGGACCACCGTGCTCGTGGAGTCCACCGGCGGCGACCGCGAGGTCGAGCGGCGCATCCTGGCGGGCGGCCTGACGAACGTCGCCGACGGCGTGCTGTTCAGCGCGCTCACCCTGCCGGCCGCGGACGTGCCGCCCACCGGCCCGGACTTCCCGCTGGTCATGCTGGGCGAGCACACCGTCGGCGACCACCTGCCGCGGGTCGGCATCGACAACGTGGCCGCCGCCCGCACCGCGGTGGAGCACCTGCTCGCGCAGGGCTGCCAGCGGATCGTCGCGCTCGGCCGGAACGGCAGCGAGAACGGCCGCCAGCGCGCCGAGGGCTACCGGCAGGCGCTGTCCGCGGCCGGCGTGCGGCGGGTGAACTGGCTGGTCGAGCCGGTGGACGACTGGACCAGGGAGCACGGCTACACCACCACGCTGCGGCTGCTGGAGGGCAGCGGGCCGCTGCCCGACGCGATCTTCGCCTTCAACGACGCGCTCGCCGTGGGCGCGCTGCGGGCGCTGGACGCCTCGGGCGTGCGGGTGCCCGAGGAGGTCGCGGTGGTGGGGGTGGACGACATCCCGGAGTGCGCCTACACCCACCCCCCGCTCACGTCGATCGCGCCCGACCTGGACGTGATCGCGGAGCGCTCGCTGAACCTGCTCGACGCGCAGATCCGCGCCGGCGGCCGTGCGAACGGCGCCGACCCGGGCCCCGCCGACGGGAAGAACGGTTCGGACGGCAGCGGCTCGGACGACGACGCCGGCGAGGAGGGCGCGGCCGCGTGGTCGGGCGCCTCGGAGGCGACGCCGTTCCGGCTCGTGGTGCGCGAGTCCTCGCGGCGCGCGCCCGCCGCGCGGTAG
- a CDS encoding MarR family winged helix-turn-helix transcriptional regulator encodes MSSQPSPELAASADASDASDARRLTEAVTRLRRALRASIRTDYPWETLPMAQVELLQVLAECSPARISELATRQRLANSTVSGLISQMITSGLVTRDVDPGERRAAAVALTDVGREQLAAWTRAHERRLDAALAALDDPDRAAVRAALPALFRLVDHLTPE; translated from the coding sequence ATGTCGTCGCAGCCGTCCCCCGAACTCGCCGCGTCCGCCGACGCTTCCGACGCGTCGGACGCCCGCAGGCTGACCGAGGCCGTCACCCGCCTGCGGCGCGCGCTGCGCGCGTCGATCAGGACCGACTACCCCTGGGAGACCCTGCCGATGGCGCAGGTCGAGCTCCTCCAGGTGCTCGCCGAGTGCTCTCCGGCCCGGATCAGCGAGCTGGCCACCCGGCAGCGGCTGGCGAACAGCACGGTGAGCGGTCTGATCAGCCAGATGATCACGTCGGGGCTCGTCACCCGCGACGTCGACCCGGGCGAACGCCGCGCCGCCGCCGTCGCCCTCACCGACGTCGGCCGCGAGCAGCTCGCCGCCTGGACCCGAGCGCACGAGCGGCGGCTCGACGCGGCCCTCGCGGCCCTTGACGACCCCGACCGCGCCGCCGTCCGCGCCGCCCTCCCCGCCCTCTTCCGCCTGGTCGACCACCTCACCCCGGAATAG